The Streptomyces sp. NBC_00236 DNA window CCTTCAGCCACGCCCGGCCCCACCAGGACTCGGCGAAGCCGCGGCCCTGCGCGGGCGGCAGCGCGGCGAACGTGCGCTCCTGCCCGGGCACTGTCTCGTCCGGTCCGTCCCCGTCGTTCCGGTCGCCGAACGCGTCCGCCTCGTATCCCTCGCTCATCGTGCGCCCCCTCGCAGTTCCACCAGATCGGCCAGTTCCGCATCGCTGAGCTCGGTCAGGGCGCTCTCGCCCGAACCGAGCACCGCGTCCGCGAGACCCTGTTTGCGGGCCAGCATCTCCGCGATCCGGTCCTCGATCGTGCCCTCGGCGATCAGCCGGTGGACCTGCACCGGCTGGGTCTGCCCGATGCGGTACGCGCGGTCGGTGGCCTGCGCCTCCACCGCCGGATTCCACCAGCGGTCGAAGTGGACCACATGGCCCGCGCGGGTGAGATTGAGCCCGGTCCCCGCGGCCTTGAGCGACAGCAGGAACACCGGCGCCCCGCCCGACTGGAAGCGGCTGACCATCGCCTCGCGCTGGGCCACCGGCGTTCCGCCGTGCAGGAACTGGGTGCCGATCCCGCGCGCCGCCAGATGGCGCTCCAGGAGCCGGGCCATCTGCACGTACTGGGTGAAGACGAGGACACCCGCCCCCTCGGCGAGGATGGTGTCCAGCAGTTCGTCGAGCAGCTCCACCTTGCCCGAACGGTCCGCGACCTGCGGCTCCTCCTCCTTCAGATACTGCGCGGGGTGGTTGCAGATCTGCTTGAGCGCGGTGAGCAGTTTCACCACCAGGCCGCGCCGTGCCATGCCGTCGGCTTCGGAGATCGCGGCCAGCGTCTCCCGCACCACCGCCTCGTACAGACCCGCCTGTTCGGCCGTCAACGACACCGCACGGTCCGTCTCCGTCTTCGGCGGGAGCTCCGGGGCGATGCCCGGATCGGACTTGCGCCGGCGCAGCAGGAACGGCCGTACCAGAGCGCCGAGGCGCTCGGCCGCCGCCGGGTCGCTCCCGCCCTCCACCGCACGCGCGTACCGGGTGCGGAAGGTGCCGAGCCTGCCGAGCAGGCCGGGTGTGGTCCAGTCGAGGATGGCCCACAGCTCGGAGAGGTTGTTCTCCACGGGAGTACCGGTGAGGGCGACCCGCGCCTGTGCGCGGATCGTGCGCAGCTGCCTGGCCGTCGCCGAGTACGGGTTCTTCACGTGCTGGGCCTCGTCGGCGACGGCCATGCCCCATCGCACGGCCGCGAGCCGGGACGCGTCCAGCCGCATGGTGCCGTACGTGGTCAGGACGAACTCGCCGTCCACCAGGCCCTCCAGGCTGCGTGACGCGCCGTGGAAGCGGCGGACCGGGGTGCCCGGGGCGAACTTCTCGATCTCCCGCTGCCAGTTGCCCATCAGCGAGGTCGGGCAGACCACCAGGGTGGGTCCGGCGGCCCCGTCGAGGGTCTGGCGATGCAGATGCAGAGCGATCAGCGTGATGGTCTTGCCGAGCCCCATGTCGTCGGCGAGACAGCCACCGAGCCCGAGGGACGTCATCGTGTGCAGCCAGTTCAGGCCGCGGAGCTGGTAGTCCCGCAACGTCGCGGTGAGCGCGGCCGGCTGACCGACCACCGGCTGGTCCGCCTGCGGGGACTCCGGGTCGGCCACCCGCTGACGCAGCCGCTCCAGCCAGCCCGTCGCCCGCACGTCGACCCGGTGACCGTCGAACTCGGTGGAACCCGTCAGTACGGCGCCGAGCGCGTCGATGGGGGTGACCTTGCGGTCCTGCGTCTCCCGGGCGCGGCGCGCCTCCTCCGGGTCGATCAGGACCCATTGGTCGCGCAGCCGCACCAGCGGCCGCCCCGCCTCGGCGAGCCGGTCGAGTTCGGCACGGCTCAGCTTCTGGTCACCGAGGGCGAACCACCAGTTGAACGTCAGCAGGGAGTCGGCGGACAGGAGGGCGGGCGTGTCCGACACGTTGCCCGCCGGCCCCCGGCTCCCGTCGGGTGCGCCCTCGCCGCCCGCCTCGTCCGGGGGGCCGATCACCGCGCGTGCCGTCAGCGTGCGGGCCAGTTCCCGGGGCCAGTGCACCTGAACACCGGTGGCGGCGAGGGCCCGTGAGGCGGGGCCCAGAAGATCGGCGATCTCGTCGTCGGCCGGCTCCACGGCGTCCGGCACCGCCGCCGACAGCAGGGGTGTCAGGGGCGGCCAGGCGCGGGCGGCCCGGCGCAGCATCAGCAGGGTGTCCATCCGGGCCCGCGGCCCGAACGACGCGGCGGCAGGCCCCGAGCCTGTCCAGATCTCGGCGGCGTCGGCGACCAGCGTCGGATCGCTCACGCCGTGGATCTGCGGAACGACCCGGAAGGACGGGCCGGAGGGCTGCTCGGGATGTGCCTCGCCGCTCCGGTCGAGGCCCGACACCTCCACGCGCAGCGAGAGCCGGACGCCCGCGTCGTGCCCCGCGGCGACGTCGGTGACCCAGGCCCGCCGGCCGGGCAGGTGCTGCGGCGCGTCCGCGGCGAACGCCGGACCGCCCGCGGCGAAGGTGGCACCCGGTGTGCGCGGCAGGCCGTCCGCGACCGCGTCGAGGAACTCCCGTACCAGCCACTCCGGTTCGGGCAGCAGGAGAGGCTGGGCCAGTGCGTCGACGGGCACCGCGTGGGCGGTGGGAGGCATGGAAGCGGCCAGGGTGCGGATGCGCGTCCGGTCGTCCGCGGTGAGCGGCCCGGCCCGCCATGCGTCGTGATCCGTGGCGCTCAGGCCCGGCAGCAACAGCCCCCGGGCGGCGAACTGCAGGGCCAGCAGCCCCGCCGCCCCCCAGAACGAGGCTGCCGCGGAGGCGTGCGCCGCGGTCCGGGCACGGGTGAGTACGGGCAGCGCGTCCCGTACCGGGAGGATCCGTGCGGGCACCGCGTACGGCTGGACATCGGCACCGGCGACGGTGAGTTCCTCGACGGTTCCGGGGGCGTCTGGCGGGCTGCTGCCGTCCGGATACCAGAAGGCGACCCGTCCGGTCCGGGCGGGATCCGCGGGCAGGAAGACCACGCAGCAGCCGGCGAGTGCGGAGATCTCGGAGAGCGTTGCTGCGGAGAGGCGGTGCACAGCGATGTCAGAGTCCTCAAATTTGACTAGTGGGCCGAGGTCGCCGAGGGTACTCCATCGCGGCCATTGACGGGGGTCCGTGGCGGGTGATTCAAGTCACGTGCGCAAATCCGTCATATCTGGCAGGTGTTGCCAGCCCCCCGTCGGAATGAGGGGGTTGGCACCAGGAAACTCCGGGTGGTGGCTCCATGGCTGCTATACATCTGCGACCCGTACGTTTCATCAGGTCAGCGCACCTATAAGACCGGAGACATCATGCCTCAGGCCGCAACCACTGTCGCGGAACCGACTCGCGACAGTGACAGAAGTGCCGGAAGTACAGGAAGTGACTTCGCGCCACTGCTGCGGGCCGTCAAGGGGCAAGGGCTCCTCGAACGGCGTACCGGCTGGTACACGGCAGGCATTGCCGCCAATCTCATCACCCTGGGCGCGCTGCTGAGCGCGGTGGTCCTCCTCGGCAACACCTGGTGGACCCTGCTCCTCACTCTTCCCCTGGCCATCATCTGGTCCCGCACCGCCTTCGTCGGACATGACGCCGGCCATGCCCAGATAACCGGCGACCGGCGGGTGAGCCGGACCATCGGCCTGGTCCACGCCAACCTCCTGCTCGGCATGAACGAAGCGTGGTGGAACGACAAGCACGTACGTCACCACGCCAACCCGAACCACATCGACAAGGACCCGGACGTCGGCGTCGGCGCCCTCGTCTGGACCCAGAAGCAGGCAGCCCAGCGCGAGGGCTTCGCCCGCTGGCTCACCCGCAACCAGGCCCGGTTGTTCTTCCCGATGCTGCTCCTCGAAGGCATCGCCCTGAAGATCTCCGGCTTCCAGTACCTGCGGCAGCAGCCCGTCAAGGAGCGCGCCCTGTCGGCCGCACTCCTCGTGGCTCACCTGGGCCTCTACGCCACGCTGCTGCTCAGCGTCATGTCCCCGGGAAAGGCCATCGTCTTCGCGCTCGTTCACCACGCGCTCTTCGGTCTCCACCTCGGGATGGCCTTCGCCCCGAACCACAAGGGCATGGAGATGCCCGATCCCGACGGGGACCGCTGGGGACACCTGCAGCGACAGGTCCTCACCTCGCGCAACGTACGGGGCGCCGTCCTCACCGACTGGTTCCTCGGCGGTCTCAACTACCAGATCGAGCACCACCTCTTCCCGAGCATGCCGCGCCCGCACCTGCGGCTCGCCCAGCCCCTGGTCAAGGCGCACTGCGAGGCACTCGGCATGCCGTACGCCGAGACCGGACTCATCGAGTCCTACCGGCAGGCGCTGGAGCACATGCACGAGGTCGGCGCCCCTCTGCGGTGACGGGCGCGCGGGCGCCCGCCGCCACGAGGAACCGATGGGCGCCCACAGGCGTTCTCACAGCAGGAGCGGCCACGGGCCGCGAAGGAGGCGTGGACGATGTCGAACAGCGCAAAGATCGCCATCGGGGGAGTTGTCGTCGCAGTCGTCCTGATGCCGTTCATCGGGTTCTGGCTGTCACTGCTGGTGCTCATCGGAGTTCCCGCCATCGCGTATCTGGCCTTGGACCCGAGCCAGCGGCGCAGGCTCCGTAGGATCACGCGTAAGGAAATAGGCCGCTGAGAGGGGACCTGCGCAGTGAGCGGGACAGTCACCGTGGTGAGCAGCAATGAGTCGTACACCTTCACCAAGCCGAACCGGGAGAGCGTCACCCTGCTGACCGGGCTCGGAGTGGAGGGGGACGTACACGCGGGGGTGACGGTCAAGCACCGTTCCAGGGTCGCGCAGGACCCCACCCAGCCCAATCTGCGCCAGGTCCATCTCATACATGAAGAACTGTTCGACGAGCTGCGCGAGGCGGGCTTCGAGGTCGCTCCCGGTGACCTCGGGGAGAACGTCACCACCCGTGGCATCGATCTGCTGGCGCTCCCCGTCGGCACCCTGCTGCACCTCGGCGACGAGGCCGTCGTCGAGGTCACGGGGCTGCGCAACCCGTGCCTCCAGATCGACAACTTCCAGGACGGACTGCTCAAGCAGGTCGTCGGCCGCGACGAGGCGGGCAACATCGTCCGCAAGGCGGGCGTCATGAGCGTGGTCGCCGTGGGCGGCACCGTCAGGCCCGGCGACCGGGTCAGAGTCGAGCTCCCGGC harbors:
- a CDS encoding MOSC domain-containing protein — encoded protein: MSGTVTVVSSNESYTFTKPNRESVTLLTGLGVEGDVHAGVTVKHRSRVAQDPTQPNLRQVHLIHEELFDELREAGFEVAPGDLGENVTTRGIDLLALPVGTLLHLGDEAVVEVTGLRNPCLQIDNFQDGLLKQVVGRDEAGNIVRKAGVMSVVAVGGTVRPGDRVRVELPAEPHRPLERV
- a CDS encoding DEAD/DEAH box helicase, which translates into the protein MHRLSAATLSEISALAGCCVVFLPADPARTGRVAFWYPDGSSPPDAPGTVEELTVAGADVQPYAVPARILPVRDALPVLTRARTAAHASAAASFWGAAGLLALQFAARGLLLPGLSATDHDAWRAGPLTADDRTRIRTLAASMPPTAHAVPVDALAQPLLLPEPEWLVREFLDAVADGLPRTPGATFAAGGPAFAADAPQHLPGRRAWVTDVAAGHDAGVRLSLRVEVSGLDRSGEAHPEQPSGPSFRVVPQIHGVSDPTLVADAAEIWTGSGPAAASFGPRARMDTLLMLRRAARAWPPLTPLLSAAVPDAVEPADDEIADLLGPASRALAATGVQVHWPRELARTLTARAVIGPPDEAGGEGAPDGSRGPAGNVSDTPALLSADSLLTFNWWFALGDQKLSRAELDRLAEAGRPLVRLRDQWVLIDPEEARRARETQDRKVTPIDALGAVLTGSTEFDGHRVDVRATGWLERLRQRVADPESPQADQPVVGQPAALTATLRDYQLRGLNWLHTMTSLGLGGCLADDMGLGKTITLIALHLHRQTLDGAAGPTLVVCPTSLMGNWQREIEKFAPGTPVRRFHGASRSLEGLVDGEFVLTTYGTMRLDASRLAAVRWGMAVADEAQHVKNPYSATARQLRTIRAQARVALTGTPVENNLSELWAILDWTTPGLLGRLGTFRTRYARAVEGGSDPAAAERLGALVRPFLLRRRKSDPGIAPELPPKTETDRAVSLTAEQAGLYEAVVRETLAAISEADGMARRGLVVKLLTALKQICNHPAQYLKEEEPQVADRSGKVELLDELLDTILAEGAGVLVFTQYVQMARLLERHLAARGIGTQFLHGGTPVAQREAMVSRFQSGGAPVFLLSLKAAGTGLNLTRAGHVVHFDRWWNPAVEAQATDRAYRIGQTQPVQVHRLIAEGTIEDRIAEMLARKQGLADAVLGSGESALTELSDAELADLVELRGGAR
- a CDS encoding fatty acid desaturase family protein encodes the protein MPQAATTVAEPTRDSDRSAGSTGSDFAPLLRAVKGQGLLERRTGWYTAGIAANLITLGALLSAVVLLGNTWWTLLLTLPLAIIWSRTAFVGHDAGHAQITGDRRVSRTIGLVHANLLLGMNEAWWNDKHVRHHANPNHIDKDPDVGVGALVWTQKQAAQREGFARWLTRNQARLFFPMLLLEGIALKISGFQYLRQQPVKERALSAALLVAHLGLYATLLLSVMSPGKAIVFALVHHALFGLHLGMAFAPNHKGMEMPDPDGDRWGHLQRQVLTSRNVRGAVLTDWFLGGLNYQIEHHLFPSMPRPHLRLAQPLVKAHCEALGMPYAETGLIESYRQALEHMHEVGAPLR